One window from the genome of Salvia miltiorrhiza cultivar Shanhuang (shh) chromosome 7, IMPLAD_Smil_shh, whole genome shotgun sequence encodes:
- the LOC130991871 gene encoding protein SOSEKI 5-like gives MAVSGRMTDLQLTKSWHRQVSPERTKVWTESPKSDGRSVPVVYYLSRNGQLEHPHFMEVPLSSSAHGLFLRDVIGRLNVLRGKGMAAMYSWSCKRSYRNGFVWHDLTENDFIYPARGHEYVLKGSELLENSFQLPPPPPPPPENQTAAADAVYPRPPSDRRRRNQSCSSIEYEYSVYKAEPSFRSAADASTQTDDARRRRRRPRPEIVEEKSKEPQRDEIEIEISPPPSDSSPETLETLLKADGRPMLLQPEIVNKESTSGQQIQRATKSSVLMQLISCGSLSFKDCGAGQVISQYRMRVPRGGGGGGRVKLEEKEYFSGSIVETKKEELPRLKRCSSYNADR, from the exons ATGGCGGTTTCAGGAAGAATGACAGATCTTCAGCTCACTAAATCATGGCACCGACAAGTCAGTCCCGAACGGACCAAGGTCTGGACTGAATCGCCCAAATCCGATGGCAGATCGGTCCCCGTCGTTTATTATCTCTCCAGAAATGGCCAGCTTGAGCACCCCCATTTCATGGAGGTCCCTCTATCCTCCTCTGCCCACGGCCTCTTTCTCAGAG ATGTGATCGGTCGGTTGAATGTTCTTCGCGGCAAGGGCATGGCGGCGATGTATTCCTGGTCGTGCAAGAG GAGCTACAGAAATGGATTCGTGTGGCACGATTTAACCGAGAACGATTTCATCTACCCGGCTCGCGGCCACGAATATGTTCTCAAAGGCTCCGAGCTTCTAGAAAATTCGTTTCAGTTGCCTccgcctcctccgccgccgccggagaATCAAACCGCGGCGGCGGATGCAGTCTATCCCCGGCCGCCGTCCGACAGACGGCGGCGGAACCAGTCCTGCAGCTCCATCGAGTACGAGTACAGCGTGTACAAGGCGGAGCCCTCGTTCCGGTCCGCCGCCGACGCCTCCACCCAGACGGACGACGCGCGGCGGAGGAGGCGCCGGCCGCGGCCAGAAATAGTGGAGGAGAAGAGCAAGGAGCCGCAGCGAGACGAGATCGAGATCGAGATCTCCCCGCCGCCGTCCGATTCGAGCCCCGAGACGCTGGAGACGCTGCTGAAGGCGGATGGACGGCCGATGCTGCTGCAGCCGGAAATAGTCAACAAGGAGTCAACCTCCGGGCAGCAGATTCAGAGGGCGACCAAGTCGTCggttctgatgcagttgatctCCTGCGGTTCCTTGTCGTTCAAGGACTGTGGGGCCGGGCAGGTGATATCGCAGTACAGAATGAGGGTGCCgcgcggcggcggtggcggaggAAGGGTGAAGCTAGAGGAGAAGGAATACTTCAGCGGAAGCATAGTGGAGACAAAGAAAGAGGAACTGCCGAGGCTGAAACGATGCAGTTCGTACAATGCGGATCGGTGA